The following proteins come from a genomic window of Pyxidicoccus sp. MSG2:
- a CDS encoding exo-alpha-sialidase gives MAITRKLAAGLKKRKAAPERAPRRGAQGRVLVLVATRKGAWLYHGDDRRRTWRVDGPHFLGHIISHVVLDPRDGRTLLAAAKTGHLGPTVFRSMDFGRTWKEAARPPAFAKAPEGEKGRVVDHTFWLTPGHASEPNAWYAGTSPQGLFRSEDGGVSWEPVSGLNDHPQYRAWMGGEQDGTPDGPKLHSVIVDPRDAAHLYMAMSSGGVHESTDAGRTWAPLVRGMEVVEGFDPANVGFHDPHCVRLCPSNPDRLYQQNHCGIYRLDRPSNEWTRIGRNMPRRVGDIGFPMAVHPRDADTAWVFPMDGTTVWPRTSPGGTPSVYVTRNGGKRWQRLASGFPESQAWWTVKRQAMCVDTLDPVGLYFGTTSGELWGSRDEGERWTCLARNLPEIYAVEAIELA, from the coding sequence CCCGGAAGCTCGCAGCGGGTTTGAAGAAGCGGAAGGCGGCGCCCGAGCGCGCCCCACGGCGCGGCGCCCAGGGCCGCGTGCTGGTGCTCGTCGCGACGCGCAAGGGCGCGTGGCTGTACCACGGCGATGACAGGCGTCGGACGTGGCGCGTGGACGGCCCTCACTTCCTCGGCCACATCATCAGCCACGTCGTGCTCGACCCGCGCGATGGCCGCACGCTCCTGGCCGCGGCGAAGACGGGGCACCTCGGGCCCACCGTCTTCCGCTCCATGGACTTCGGGCGCACGTGGAAGGAAGCGGCGCGTCCGCCGGCCTTCGCGAAGGCGCCAGAGGGCGAGAAGGGCCGCGTCGTCGACCACACCTTCTGGCTGACGCCCGGCCACGCGAGCGAGCCGAACGCCTGGTACGCGGGGACGTCACCGCAGGGGCTCTTCCGCTCCGAGGATGGCGGCGTCAGCTGGGAGCCCGTGTCCGGGCTCAACGACCACCCACAGTACCGGGCCTGGATGGGCGGCGAGCAGGACGGCACGCCGGATGGGCCGAAGCTGCACTCGGTCATCGTGGACCCGCGCGATGCCGCGCACCTCTACATGGCCATGTCGAGTGGCGGCGTGCACGAGTCGACGGACGCGGGCAGGACCTGGGCGCCGCTCGTGCGCGGCATGGAGGTCGTCGAGGGCTTCGACCCGGCGAACGTCGGCTTCCACGACCCGCACTGCGTGCGCCTGTGCCCGAGCAACCCCGACCGGCTGTACCAGCAGAACCACTGCGGCATCTATCGCCTCGACCGGCCGTCGAACGAGTGGACGCGCATCGGGCGCAACATGCCCCGGCGCGTCGGGGACATCGGCTTTCCGATGGCGGTGCACCCGCGCGACGCGGACACGGCGTGGGTGTTCCCCATGGACGGCACGACGGTGTGGCCGCGCACCAGCCCGGGCGGTACGCCCTCCGTGTACGTCACGCGCAACGGCGGCAAGCGCTGGCAGCGCCTGGCCTCGGGGTTTCCGGAGAGCCAGGCCTGGTGGACGGTGAAGCGCCAGGCGATGTGCGTGGACACGTTGGACCCGGTCGGCCTGTACTTCGGCACCACGAGCGGTGAGCTGTGGGGCAGCCGTGACGAAGGCGAACGGTGGACGTGTCTCGCGCGGAACCTTCCTGAAATCTACGCGGTGGAAGCCATCGAGCTGGCCTGA